A single genomic interval of Oncorhynchus mykiss isolate Arlee chromosome 13, USDA_OmykA_1.1, whole genome shotgun sequence harbors:
- the LOC110486021 gene encoding ewing's tumor-associated antigen 1 isoform X2, producing MPVTIPANNMTEWRTCDTPASGMTAGSDESKQGGGKPKTNRLRRSLKQTQATPSLIVSPKTCQDFKKPTRVTRSRYNNVFNKGESPMNESELQQDIVWDATSPSPLRTVSKRGKKYSANVGIVDISDIVNRIAPKHGRPVVPESSLLQWIGDSAIPCTPEMQQPRAKKKSPRTNGVDDLLKLAKQFDFNMFRQDEERVNDMHKQSLALWRTDSEDILVSDGNENQPPPLLSNGTPESTQSALKTNSMRNSKDQIPPDHEMEDDMDFLFDGPTQHISLNLSQNSLPRSLEVKTAPTMSSKVIPGKYPYSIHGHTSTVSSSHPVKRCSANNNFDDDWENDGLLEDPLVFEMTQNPDLFAAPNHCSNQKGSNETKHENNNPSAIPKNALQGSRDIKPAVSKGQNETVKNRKTFTLEANPNVQSKSILSEALPKVGNVPDTVKPAPRRNVRQNQPNLFPINKAPSMESSYQLSQQTQRLSNGIKAWPQVPLFQSTSISTSSCTSNFTNSYSMWPLQVENSSYHKPTENSNMKGTGVIKAPASHSVIPEDDLDSLFASDAIWDDKDDDLLCQACDHLESQVQSMEDPVITRSQFLPSNQTESQKFVPVSAPLNSSRYNVNQTTETTQSKYPNNSVYLQSAPWNGSTHSLNNNKVPVTVVSGSERPSYITSAGNAGTNSTYRPQNIRKSYESTRVKNTCVAGSTANQQGTGSEAAGKCSVVEIELKKQQAMERRRQRMQTAHNLRAPT from the exons ATGCCAGTTACTATCCCTGCGAACAATATGACAGAATGGCGAACATGTGATACGCCCGCGTCGGGAATGACAGCTGGTTCAGACGAGAGCAAGCAAGGTGGAGGGAAACCGAAAACAAACAGACTGAGAAGAAGCCTCAAACAAACGCAGGCAACTCCATCTCTCATTGTTTCTCCAAAAACATGTCAAG ATTTCAAGAAGCCAACTCGTGTGACAAGATCAAGATACAACAATGTATTCAACAAAGGAGAGTCGCCAATGAATGAATCAGAACTTCAACAGGATATCGTTTGGGATGCAACTTCCCCTTCACCCCTTAGGACAG TTAGCAAAAGAGGCAAGAAGTACTCTGCAAATGTTGGAATTGTGGACATTTCCGATATTGTCAACAGAATAGCTCCCAAG CATGGGAGACCTGTAGTTCCAGAGTCATCCTTGCTCCAGTGGATTGGAGACAGTGCTATTCCCTGCACCCCAGAGATGCAGCAGCCCAGGGCCAAGAAGAAATCCCCAAG GACAAATGGAGTGGACGACCTTTTAAAGTTGGCGAAACAGTTTGATTTCAACATGTTTCGGCAAGACGAAGAACGAGTCAATGATATGCACAAGCAGAGTTTGGCGCTTTGGAGGACAGACTCGGAGGACATATTGGTTTCAGATGGCAACGAGAACCAGCCTCCTCCCTTACTGAGTAATGGCACACCTGAAAGTACACAGTCCGCCCTTAAAACAAACAGCATGAGAAACTCCAAAGACCAGATACCCCCTGACCATGAGATGGAAGATGATATGGATTTTTTATTTGATGGACCAACTCAACACATAAGTCTGAACTTAAGTCAGAATTCATTGCCTCGGTCCTTGGAGGTGAAGACTGCGCCCACTATGTCCTCCAAAGTCATTCCTGGAAAATATCCTTATTCCATACATGGCCACACTTCGACCGTCTCCTCATCGCATCCTGTCAAAAGATGCTCAGCAAATAATAACTTTGACGACGACTGGGAAAATGACGGTTTGCTGGAGGACCCGCTGGTATTTGAGATGACCCAAAACCCAGACCTCTTTGCCGCTCCTAATCATTGTTCGAACCAAAAAGGGTCGAATGAAACAAAACATGAAAACAACAACCCCTCAGCCATTCCCAAAAATGCTCTTCAAGGAAGTAGAGACATAAAACCAGCGGTGTCTAAAGGACAGAATGAAACTGTGAAAAACAGAAAAACATTCACACTTGAAGCAAATCCCAATGTACAATCAAAAAGTATCCTCTCAGAGGCATTACCAAAAGTAGGGAATGTCCCCGACACTGTCAAACCAGCACCGCGTAGGAACGTACGGCAAAACCAACCAAATCTCTTTCCAATCAACAAAGCTCCGTCAATGGAGTCCAGTTACCAACTTAGCCAGCAAACACAGCGCCTGTCTAATGGAATAAAGGCTTGGCCGCAGGTGCCTCTTTTTCAAAGTACATCGATCTCAACCAGCTCATGCACATCAAACTTCACCAACTCTTATTCAATGTGGCCCCTTCAGGTTGAGAATAGCTCTTACCACAAGCCCACAGAGAACAGCAATATGAAGGGAACAGGTGTCATCAAGGCCCCAGCTAGCCACAGCGTCATCCCAGAGGACGACTTGGACTCTCTCTTTGCTTCTGACGCCATCTGGGATGACAAAGACGATGACCTATTGTGCCAAGCATGTGATCACCTGGAAAGCCAGGTACAGAGCATGGAGGACCCTGTTATCACACGCTCCCAATTCCTGCCCAGTAATCAGACAGAAAGTCAGAAGTTTGTCCCTGTCTCTGCGCCTTTGAATAGCAGCAGATACAATGTAAATCAAACGACTGAGACCACACAATCCAAATATCCCAACAATTCAGTTTATTTACAATCGGCCCCCTGGAACGGGAGCACCCACTCTCTCAATAACAACAAAGTACCTGTTACTGTGGTCTCTGGTTCTGAAAGACCGAGTTACATTACCTCAGCTGGAAATGCTGGCACTAACTCCACGTATAGACCACAGAACATACGAAAGTCATACGAAAGTACTCGGGTCAAAAATACTTGTGTAGCTGGGAGCACAGCTAATCAACAAGGCACTGGGAGTGAAGCAGCTGGGAAATGTTCTGTGGTGGAGATTGAACTGAAGAAACAGCAGGCCATGGAGAGGAGACGGCAACGGATGCAGACGGCCCACAACCTAAGGGCTCCAACCTGA
- the LOC110486021 gene encoding ewing's tumor-associated antigen 1 isoform X1, translating to MPVTIPANNMTEWRTCDTPASGMTAGSDESKQGGGKPKTNRLRRSLKQTQATPSLIVSPKTCQDFKKPTRVTRSRYNNVFNKGESPMNESELQQDIVWDATSPSPLRTGNFSKRGKKYSANVGIVDISDIVNRIAPKHGRPVVPESSLLQWIGDSAIPCTPEMQQPRAKKKSPRTNGVDDLLKLAKQFDFNMFRQDEERVNDMHKQSLALWRTDSEDILVSDGNENQPPPLLSNGTPESTQSALKTNSMRNSKDQIPPDHEMEDDMDFLFDGPTQHISLNLSQNSLPRSLEVKTAPTMSSKVIPGKYPYSIHGHTSTVSSSHPVKRCSANNNFDDDWENDGLLEDPLVFEMTQNPDLFAAPNHCSNQKGSNETKHENNNPSAIPKNALQGSRDIKPAVSKGQNETVKNRKTFTLEANPNVQSKSILSEALPKVGNVPDTVKPAPRRNVRQNQPNLFPINKAPSMESSYQLSQQTQRLSNGIKAWPQVPLFQSTSISTSSCTSNFTNSYSMWPLQVENSSYHKPTENSNMKGTGVIKAPASHSVIPEDDLDSLFASDAIWDDKDDDLLCQACDHLESQVQSMEDPVITRSQFLPSNQTESQKFVPVSAPLNSSRYNVNQTTETTQSKYPNNSVYLQSAPWNGSTHSLNNNKVPVTVVSGSERPSYITSAGNAGTNSTYRPQNIRKSYESTRVKNTCVAGSTANQQGTGSEAAGKCSVVEIELKKQQAMERRRQRMQTAHNLRAPT from the exons ATGCCAGTTACTATCCCTGCGAACAATATGACAGAATGGCGAACATGTGATACGCCCGCGTCGGGAATGACAGCTGGTTCAGACGAGAGCAAGCAAGGTGGAGGGAAACCGAAAACAAACAGACTGAGAAGAAGCCTCAAACAAACGCAGGCAACTCCATCTCTCATTGTTTCTCCAAAAACATGTCAAG ATTTCAAGAAGCCAACTCGTGTGACAAGATCAAGATACAACAATGTATTCAACAAAGGAGAGTCGCCAATGAATGAATCAGAACTTCAACAGGATATCGTTTGGGATGCAACTTCCCCTTCACCCCTTAGGACAGGCAATT TTAGCAAAAGAGGCAAGAAGTACTCTGCAAATGTTGGAATTGTGGACATTTCCGATATTGTCAACAGAATAGCTCCCAAG CATGGGAGACCTGTAGTTCCAGAGTCATCCTTGCTCCAGTGGATTGGAGACAGTGCTATTCCCTGCACCCCAGAGATGCAGCAGCCCAGGGCCAAGAAGAAATCCCCAAG GACAAATGGAGTGGACGACCTTTTAAAGTTGGCGAAACAGTTTGATTTCAACATGTTTCGGCAAGACGAAGAACGAGTCAATGATATGCACAAGCAGAGTTTGGCGCTTTGGAGGACAGACTCGGAGGACATATTGGTTTCAGATGGCAACGAGAACCAGCCTCCTCCCTTACTGAGTAATGGCACACCTGAAAGTACACAGTCCGCCCTTAAAACAAACAGCATGAGAAACTCCAAAGACCAGATACCCCCTGACCATGAGATGGAAGATGATATGGATTTTTTATTTGATGGACCAACTCAACACATAAGTCTGAACTTAAGTCAGAATTCATTGCCTCGGTCCTTGGAGGTGAAGACTGCGCCCACTATGTCCTCCAAAGTCATTCCTGGAAAATATCCTTATTCCATACATGGCCACACTTCGACCGTCTCCTCATCGCATCCTGTCAAAAGATGCTCAGCAAATAATAACTTTGACGACGACTGGGAAAATGACGGTTTGCTGGAGGACCCGCTGGTATTTGAGATGACCCAAAACCCAGACCTCTTTGCCGCTCCTAATCATTGTTCGAACCAAAAAGGGTCGAATGAAACAAAACATGAAAACAACAACCCCTCAGCCATTCCCAAAAATGCTCTTCAAGGAAGTAGAGACATAAAACCAGCGGTGTCTAAAGGACAGAATGAAACTGTGAAAAACAGAAAAACATTCACACTTGAAGCAAATCCCAATGTACAATCAAAAAGTATCCTCTCAGAGGCATTACCAAAAGTAGGGAATGTCCCCGACACTGTCAAACCAGCACCGCGTAGGAACGTACGGCAAAACCAACCAAATCTCTTTCCAATCAACAAAGCTCCGTCAATGGAGTCCAGTTACCAACTTAGCCAGCAAACACAGCGCCTGTCTAATGGAATAAAGGCTTGGCCGCAGGTGCCTCTTTTTCAAAGTACATCGATCTCAACCAGCTCATGCACATCAAACTTCACCAACTCTTATTCAATGTGGCCCCTTCAGGTTGAGAATAGCTCTTACCACAAGCCCACAGAGAACAGCAATATGAAGGGAACAGGTGTCATCAAGGCCCCAGCTAGCCACAGCGTCATCCCAGAGGACGACTTGGACTCTCTCTTTGCTTCTGACGCCATCTGGGATGACAAAGACGATGACCTATTGTGCCAAGCATGTGATCACCTGGAAAGCCAGGTACAGAGCATGGAGGACCCTGTTATCACACGCTCCCAATTCCTGCCCAGTAATCAGACAGAAAGTCAGAAGTTTGTCCCTGTCTCTGCGCCTTTGAATAGCAGCAGATACAATGTAAATCAAACGACTGAGACCACACAATCCAAATATCCCAACAATTCAGTTTATTTACAATCGGCCCCCTGGAACGGGAGCACCCACTCTCTCAATAACAACAAAGTACCTGTTACTGTGGTCTCTGGTTCTGAAAGACCGAGTTACATTACCTCAGCTGGAAATGCTGGCACTAACTCCACGTATAGACCACAGAACATACGAAAGTCATACGAAAGTACTCGGGTCAAAAATACTTGTGTAGCTGGGAGCACAGCTAATCAACAAGGCACTGGGAGTGAAGCAGCTGGGAAATGTTCTGTGGTGGAGATTGAACTGAAGAAACAGCAGGCCATGGAGAGGAGACGGCAACGGATGCAGACGGCCCACAACCTAAGGGCTCCAACCTGA